One Alnus glutinosa chromosome 3, dhAlnGlut1.1, whole genome shotgun sequence genomic region harbors:
- the LOC133864141 gene encoding FHA domain-containing protein FHA2 isoform X1, translating into MGATGGDVEAGFAKLQGEDFEYYMQTYSIILGRNSKKSTVDVDLSSLGGGMNISRHHARIFYDFARRRFALEVLGKNGCFVEGVLHLPGNPPVKLDSQDLLQIGDKEFYFLLPVRSILGGALAPRHYVTPPAPAAHYPNFHLAGPPQAVKKGRGRDFYEDDEYDDDDGSGGAKKLRREGFEGYGYSGAGGSGGKAGALEKKAEGRARVDREADNNQLIQLEEKDVVSSVATALSDICGPGEWMAMERLHAVLVDKYANVWHHSRVRRYLTSEDWPGVESKGKPWYGLLMLLRKYPEHFVINTRSKGRITLEFVSLVSLLS; encoded by the exons ATGGGGGCGACGGGCGGCGACGTGGAGGCCGGGTTCGCGAAGCTGCAAGGGGAGGACTTCGAGTACTACATGCAGACCTACTCGATCATTCTGGGCCGCAATTCCAAGAAGTCGACGGTTGACGTGGACCTGTCCAGCCTCGGCGGCGGCATGAACATCTCGCGCCACCACGCCCGCATCTTCTACGACTTCGCTCGCCGCCGCTTCGCCCTCGAGGTCCTTGGCAAGAACGGCTGCTTCGTCGAGGGCGTCCTCCACCTCCCCGGCAATCCCCCCGTCAAGCTCGATTCCCAGGACCTCCTCCAGATCGGCGACAAGGAGTTCTACTTCCTCCTCCCGGTTCGCAGCATTCTCGGCGGCGCTCTCGCTCCCCGCCACTACGTGACTCCGCCCGCCCCCGCCGCACACTACCCGAATTTTCATCTGGCGGGGCCGCCGCAGGCGGTGAAGAAGGGGAGGGGGAGGGATTTCTATGAGGACGACGAGTACGACGACGACGATGGAAGTGGTGGTGCGAAGAAGCTGAGGAGAGAAGGGTTCGAAGGGTACGGGTATAGTGGCGCCGGTGGTTCGGGCGGTAAGGCCGGAGCATTGG AGAAGAAAGCAGAGGGAAGAGCAAGGGTTGATCGAGAAGCTGACAATAACCAACTTATTCAGTTGGAAGAAAAGGATGTTGTATCATCTGTAGCTACTGCACTCTCAGATATTTGTGGTCCTGGAGAATGGATGGCTATGGAGAGACTTCATGCTGTG CTGGTGGATAAATATGCTAATGTCTGGCATCATAGTCGAGTAAGGAGATATCTCACATCTGAGGATTGGCCTGGTGTCGAATCCAAGGGGAAACCTTGGTATGGCTTGCTCATGTTGCTTAGGAAATATCCTGAACACTTTGTCATCAACACGAGGTCTAAGGGTCGGATAACACTTGAGTTTGTCTCTCTTGTCTCACTGCTTTCATAA
- the LOC133864141 gene encoding FHA domain-containing protein FHA2 isoform X2: MGATGGDVEAGFAKLQGEDFEYYMQTYSIILGRNSKKSTVDVDLSSLGGGMNISRHHARIFYDFARRRFALEVLGKNGCFVEGVLHLPGNPPVKLDSQDLLQIGDKEFYFLLPVRSILGGALAPRHYVTPPAPAAHYPNFHLAGPPQAVKKGRGRDFYEDDEYDDDDGSGGAKKLRREGFEGYGYSGAGGSGEKKAEGRARVDREADNNQLIQLEEKDVVSSVATALSDICGPGEWMAMERLHAVLVDKYANVWHHSRVRRYLTSEDWPGVESKGKPWYGLLMLLRKYPEHFVINTRSKGRITLEFVSLVSLLS, from the exons ATGGGGGCGACGGGCGGCGACGTGGAGGCCGGGTTCGCGAAGCTGCAAGGGGAGGACTTCGAGTACTACATGCAGACCTACTCGATCATTCTGGGCCGCAATTCCAAGAAGTCGACGGTTGACGTGGACCTGTCCAGCCTCGGCGGCGGCATGAACATCTCGCGCCACCACGCCCGCATCTTCTACGACTTCGCTCGCCGCCGCTTCGCCCTCGAGGTCCTTGGCAAGAACGGCTGCTTCGTCGAGGGCGTCCTCCACCTCCCCGGCAATCCCCCCGTCAAGCTCGATTCCCAGGACCTCCTCCAGATCGGCGACAAGGAGTTCTACTTCCTCCTCCCGGTTCGCAGCATTCTCGGCGGCGCTCTCGCTCCCCGCCACTACGTGACTCCGCCCGCCCCCGCCGCACACTACCCGAATTTTCATCTGGCGGGGCCGCCGCAGGCGGTGAAGAAGGGGAGGGGGAGGGATTTCTATGAGGACGACGAGTACGACGACGACGATGGAAGTGGTGGTGCGAAGAAGCTGAGGAGAGAAGGGTTCGAAGGGTACGGGTATAGTGGCGCCGGTGGTTCGGGCG AGAAGAAAGCAGAGGGAAGAGCAAGGGTTGATCGAGAAGCTGACAATAACCAACTTATTCAGTTGGAAGAAAAGGATGTTGTATCATCTGTAGCTACTGCACTCTCAGATATTTGTGGTCCTGGAGAATGGATGGCTATGGAGAGACTTCATGCTGTG CTGGTGGATAAATATGCTAATGTCTGGCATCATAGTCGAGTAAGGAGATATCTCACATCTGAGGATTGGCCTGGTGTCGAATCCAAGGGGAAACCTTGGTATGGCTTGCTCATGTTGCTTAGGAAATATCCTGAACACTTTGTCATCAACACGAGGTCTAAGGGTCGGATAACACTTGAGTTTGTCTCTCTTGTCTCACTGCTTTCATAA
- the LOC133862619 gene encoding protein FAR-RED IMPAIRED RESPONSE 1-like, protein MSTTQRSESMNPFFDSYVHSGSMLKEFIDQIDHALRRKVLNERATNFNSFSCSIPCISHYPIEKKLQNVYTNAKFKEVQGEFRCLMYCDYSLLKSEDGMSTYQVSNEVKVDDYIKELRFCVYFNEDECEVKCTCGLFECRGILCSHALIVLNLKKVRSLPAKYILDRWRKDLKRTKYDDLRGNPDVQRYDHMMKIFCEVASITATSEDHYMDVMHHVDMLKVKYYGLRCEPSPPSHHLPSASSMCNEAIDGVIVKSNKTFQATQEGEVNTSEAPLPLVSDTQLVYVIGTQDNVVTRGSQEITELIAVGREKLASIPAGGGASDYDIGFSLFDY, encoded by the exons ATGAGTACTACACAACGGAGTGAAAGTATGAATCCATTTTTTGATAGTTATGTGCACTCGGGGAGCATGTTGAAGGAATTTATTGACCAAATTGATCATGCTTTGAGGAGAAAGGTTTTGAATGAGAGAGCAACTAATTTCAATTCTTTTAGTTGCTCCATTCCATGTATATCCCATTACCCCATTGAGAAGAAATTGCAAAATGTTTACACCAatgcaaagttcaaagaagttcagGGAGAGTTTAGGTGCTTGATGTATTGTGATTACTCTCTTCTTAAAAGTGAAGATGGAATGTCTACCTATCAAGTGTCTAATGAGGTTAAAGTGGATGACTACATaaaagaattaagattttgtgtTTACTTCAATGAAGATGAATGTGAAGTAAAATGCACTTGTGGGTTGTTTGAATGTAGAGGAATCTTGTGTAGTCATGCCCTTATTGTATTAAACCTAAAAAAAGTTAGATCGTTGCCAGCAAAATATATTCTTGACCGATGGAGGAAAGACTTGAAGCGAACAAAATATGATGATTTGAGGGGCAACCCTGATGTACAAAGATATGACCACATGATGAAAATTTTTTGTGAAGTTGCATCGATCACAGCAACAAGCGAGGACCATTACATGGATGTCATGCATCATGTAGATATGTTAAAGGTGAAATACTATGGCTTAAGGTGTGAACCTAGTCCACCTTCCCATCACCTTCCAAGTGCATCTTCTATGTGTAATGAAGCCATTGATGGTGTGATAGTGAAAAGTAATAAG ACTTTCCAAGCAACGCAAGAAGGTGAAGTGAACACAAGTGAAGCTCCATTGCCTTTGGTAAGCGATACTCAGCTTGTTTATGTAATTGGAACTCAAGATAATGTAGTTACTCGG GGTTCTCAAGAAATCACCGAGTTGATTGCAGTTGGGAGGGAAAAGTTGGCATCAATACCTGCTGGTGGTGGCGCTAGTGATTAT GATATTGGTTTCAGCCTCTTTGACTACTAA